From one Gracilibacillus salinarum genomic stretch:
- a CDS encoding ATP-binding cassette domain-containing protein produces the protein MVDRITAKQVTVQLQDNTVLDNISFDLDGKKIYGLLGRNGAGKTTLLSVLAAFRKASGGEMLVDGEPVFENADLMEQVIFIRDEKWDDETDKVKDYLKGTALFRPNFDKDYAKYLMKRFKLPESQTISNLSKGMQSALQAVIGLASRAPVTIFDEVYLGMDAPAREIFYEEVLQDFIEHPRIMILSTHLISEMEQLFEEVIILDDGEVLLHEEADELRNRGVTVTGPKEQVMQFAAEKQVLHEQELGNTKSVSLYGSMSDEEIAEAKRLHLDLHTITLQQLFIHLTKEDGE, from the coding sequence ATGGTCGATCGCATAACAGCCAAACAAGTGACGGTGCAGTTGCAGGATAATACAGTGCTTGATAATATATCGTTTGATTTAGACGGAAAGAAAATTTATGGGTTGCTTGGGCGGAATGGAGCTGGAAAGACCACGCTGCTATCGGTTTTGGCTGCATTTAGAAAGGCGAGTGGCGGAGAAATGTTGGTGGATGGTGAACCTGTATTTGAAAATGCCGATCTTATGGAGCAGGTTATCTTCATTCGAGATGAGAAATGGGATGACGAAACAGACAAAGTGAAAGATTATCTTAAAGGTACAGCTCTCTTCAGACCTAACTTTGACAAGGATTATGCTAAGTATCTAATGAAACGATTTAAATTACCGGAATCTCAAACCATATCCAATCTTTCAAAAGGAATGCAATCAGCGTTGCAAGCTGTCATCGGCTTAGCGAGCAGAGCACCAGTCACCATTTTTGATGAAGTATATTTAGGAATGGATGCCCCTGCAAGAGAAATTTTTTATGAAGAAGTACTGCAAGATTTTATCGAACATCCTAGGATAATGATTTTATCCACTCATTTAATTTCAGAAATGGAGCAGCTTTTCGAAGAAGTAATAATACTGGATGATGGAGAAGTGTTGCTACACGAAGAAGCGGATGAACTGCGCAACAGAGGGGTTACTGTTACAGGACCGAAGGAACAGGTCATGCAATTTGCAGCAGAAAAACAAGTGTTGCATGAACAGGAACTTGGTAATACAAAATCTGTTTCTTTATATGGAAGTATGTCAGATGAAGAGATTGCAGAAGCTAAACGACTTCACCTTGATCTTCATACTATCACGTTACAACAATTATTTATTCATTTGACGAAGGAGGATGGCGAATGA
- a CDS encoding GntR family transcriptional regulator, which translates to MRVALDDEKPIFLQIKEMIEDEIVNGTLQEGEQVPSTNQLVAHYKINPATVLKGFNKLVDEGVLYKQRGVGMFVMEGAVKQLREKRKHQFRDNYVLNLLYEAEKLDISVEEVKKMINEAKGRDN; encoded by the coding sequence ATGCGGGTTGCGTTAGATGATGAGAAACCGATTTTTCTTCAGATAAAAGAAATGATTGAAGACGAGATTGTTAATGGAACCTTACAGGAAGGGGAGCAGGTGCCATCGACCAATCAACTCGTCGCCCATTACAAAATAAATCCAGCAACAGTTTTAAAAGGATTTAACAAGCTGGTGGATGAAGGTGTGTTGTACAAACAAAGAGGCGTTGGAATGTTCGTGATGGAAGGTGCAGTTAAACAGTTGCGCGAAAAAAGAAAGCATCAATTTCGAGACAACTATGTATTAAATCTGCTGTATGAGGCAGAGAAACTGGATATTTCGGTTGAGGAAGTTAAAAAAATGATTAATGAAGCGAAAGGTAGGGATAATTGA
- a CDS encoding DUF1002 domain-containing protein, translating to MKKITWMLVVLAILGLVVSPFVSASEGDETVIDERYGKPKLVLGEALSDDQKNKVRNLLSATDAEQVDEYIVTAEDLVNYIGGDPSSNMYSSAKITRKEDGYGVVVNIVNPDSITQVTKEMYANALLTAGVENALIEVASPVKVTGHSALTGIYKAFNVDGETLDQDRMEVANDELDVATDLAEQAGIDQEKVSELLTEIKKQISEQNPATKEEVEQIVQDQLNQLNIELSPEDRQMLTDLFERMRNLDIDFGQVRDQLDSIVSDLQGKLEEVTGGDTEGFWQGVKNFFQNIVDSIKGLLG from the coding sequence ATGAAAAAAATCACGTGGATGCTGGTTGTGCTGGCGATATTGGGACTAGTTGTTTCCCCTTTTGTGTCAGCAAGTGAAGGTGATGAAACGGTTATTGATGAGCGATATGGCAAACCGAAACTAGTACTTGGTGAGGCGTTGTCTGATGATCAAAAAAATAAGGTGCGCAATCTGTTAAGCGCGACAGATGCTGAGCAAGTAGACGAATACATTGTTACTGCAGAAGACCTGGTAAACTACATCGGTGGTGATCCAAGTTCAAATATGTATTCATCTGCCAAAATTACGCGTAAAGAAGATGGATACGGGGTAGTCGTTAATATTGTAAATCCAGATAGTATTACACAAGTAACGAAAGAAATGTACGCCAATGCGCTACTGACTGCAGGTGTGGAGAATGCATTAATTGAAGTAGCTTCCCCGGTGAAAGTTACAGGACATTCGGCATTAACGGGCATTTATAAGGCTTTTAATGTTGATGGAGAAACACTTGATCAAGATCGCATGGAAGTAGCGAATGATGAATTAGATGTTGCAACTGATCTAGCTGAGCAAGCAGGAATAGATCAAGAAAAAGTGAGTGAATTATTAACAGAAATTAAGAAACAAATTTCTGAACAAAATCCAGCTACAAAAGAAGAAGTTGAACAAATCGTCCAGGATCAATTAAATCAATTAAACATTGAGCTAAGTCCAGAAGATCGCCAAATGCTGACGGATTTATTTGAAAGAATGCGTAACTTGGATATTGACTTTGGACAAGTAAGGGATCAGCTCGATTCGATTGTATCCGATTTGCAAGGTAAGTTGGAGGAAGTAACAGGCGGTGATACAGAAGGCTTCTGGCAAGGCGTGAAAAACTTCTTCCAGAATATCGTTGATTCTATTAAAGGGTTGCTTGGATAA